A segment of the Campylobacter vulpis genome:
CAAATAAAACTTTGACTTTCTTGTTTTAAATTGGAAATGGTATTTTGTTTAGAATAGTGAAGGTGATAAGAATAAATTTATATACTTTTTTAAACTTGTTGTTTAATACTTTTAAAAATTTTGCTAACACTCATCAACATATAAATTTCCATTATGCTAATTATGGCACAATCAACAAATTAAAATGAGAGAACATACTATGGCTTATAAAAAGTAATTTTTAACTTTGTAAATAAGAGTTATATTTTGAAAATGATAAGACGATGTCAAGTTAAAAAAACAAAGCTTGTTTATAAAATAAAGACGAATATTTTAAGCTTTCCAAAATTTACAACAATGAATTTTAATCTTTTCCTATAATTTTCTACCACAGCTTTTAGCCTTTTATGATGGTTTAGATAGGACGGCTTTTTATGATGGCAAGGATTTTGATAATATGTATATGACGAGCTTTTTACAAGCTTTAATCGATAAATTTGATAATGCTTTGGCAGTGGAGATTAATGGTGGCTGGTGTGAGATAGATTTTAAGAAAGATTTGGAGATAGAATTTGTAACTCTATAATTAAACTACTAAATTTAATTCTATAAACCTTACTTAAAATATTGCAAAAACACCAAAGAAAAATAAAAAGAATAGATTACCCTCAACATCTTATCCAAATCTTTATGGTGGGCCTAACAAGACTTGAACTTGTGACCTCACCCTTATCAGGGGTGCACTCTAACCAGCTGAGCTATAGGCCCTTTATAATGGTGGAGAATAGCGGGATCGAACCGCTGACCTCCTGCGTGCAAAGCAGGCGCTCTCCCAGCTGAGCTAATTCCCCAAAATTAGCTTATCAATCTTTAAAATCTAAACAAGGACAATTGAATAAGTTAGCTTTGTGAGAAAGCTACTTTTATACTCTATCCTAACGAAAGGATAAAGTTGTACTCTAGAAAGGAGGTGATCCAACCGCAGGTTCTCCTACGGTTACCTTGTTACGACTTCACCCCAGTCGCTGATTCCACTGTGGGGGATAACTAGTTTAGTATTTCCACTTCGAGTGAAATCAACTCCCATGGTGTGACGGGCGGTGAGTACAAGACCCGGGAACGTATTCACCGCAACATGGCTGATTTGCGATTACTAGCGATTCCGGCTTCATGCTCTCGAGTTGCAGAGAACAATCCGAACTGGGACATATTTTATAGATTTGCTCCACCTCGCGGTATTGCGTCTCATTGTATATGCCATTGTAGCACGTGTGTCGCCCTAGGCGTAAGGGCCATGATGACTTGACGTCGTCCCCACCTTCCTCCTCCTTACGAAGGCAGTCTCCTTAGAGTGCTCGACCGAATCGTTAGCAACTAAGGACGAGGGTTGCGCTCGTTGCGGGACTTAACCCAACATCTCACGACACGAGCTGACGACAGCCGTGCAGCACCTGTCTCAACATTCTAGCAAGCTAGCACTTCCGTATCTCTACAGAATTTGTTGGATATCAAGCCTAGGTAAGGTTCTTCGCGTATCTTCGAATTAAACCACATGCTCCACCGCTTGTGCGGGTCCCCGTCTATTCCTTTGAGTTTTAATCTTGCGACCGTACTCCCCAGGCGGTATGCTTAATGCGTTAGCTGCATTACTGAGATGACTAGCACCCCAACAACTAGCATACATCGTTTAGGGCGTGGACTACCAGGGTATCTAATCCTGTTTGCTCCCCACGCTTTCGCGCCTTAGCGTCAGTTGAGTTCCAGCAGATCGCCTTCGCAATGGGTATTCTTGGTGATATCTACGGATTTTACCCCTACACCACCAATTCCATCTGCCTCTCCCTCACTCTAGACTATCAGTTTCCCAAGCAGTTTAATGGTTAAGCCATTAGATTTCACAAGAGACTTGATAATCCGCCTACGCGCCCTTTACGCCCAGTGATTCCGAGTAACGCTTGCACCCTCCGTATTACCGCGGCTGCTGGCACGGAGTTAGCCGGTGCTTATTCCTTTGGTACCGTCAAAATTCTTCCCAAAGAAAAGGAGTTTACGCTCCGAAAAGTGTCATCCTCCACGCGGCGTTGCTGCGTCAGGGTTTCCCCCATTGCGCAATATTCCCTACTGCTGCCTCCCGTAGGAGTCTGGACCGTGTCTCAGTTCCAGTGTGACTGATCATCCTCTCAGACCAGTTAAGCGTCATAGCCTTGGTAAGCCTTTACCTTACCAACTAGCTGATACTATATAGTCTCATCCTACACCGAAAAACTTTCCCTATCTAACTTATGTTAAATAGGAGTATGGGGTATTAGCACTCATTTCTAAGTGTTGTCCCCCAGTGTAGGGCAGATTAACTATACCTTACTCACCCGTGCGCCACTAATCCACTTCTAGCAAGCTAAAAGCTTCATCGTTCGACTTGCATGTATTAGGCACGCCGCCAGCGTTCACTCTGAGCCAGGATCAAACTCTCCATATTAATTTCTTTAATATAGGCAAAGCCTCATTAAGAGAAGTAAGACTAAAGATAAGATTGTCCTAAAACAATCATCTATGCTTAAGGTTTGCCCTTAGTATCTTTAGTTTAATCATATGAAGTTTTAATCTAAAACTTTTAATGTTTATTTCACTTTATTTATAAAGTGTGGCTCAATCGTCACTTATTTAGATTTCAAAGATTGACTATAAGATTTGAATAACAATATTGATGTTAAAGAACAGAACTTTTTAGGTTTTTAATAAGGCTTAAAGCTGAGATTAAAAACAAAAAGAAATGAAATTATAGTAAAGAAAGCTTAAGGGGAGGTTAAAGTAAAGCAAAAAATAAAATTTTTTATACTTTTTGACTTAAAAATTCCTCCAATAAATCTTTTTTAATTTTTAAATTCTCTCTAAAAAACTCTAGCCATTTTGCAAAGGCAACCATAATATGAAGTAAAAATTCTTTTTCATCGATAATATTTTTCTTATAAACCTCAGCAATCAAATCTCCTCTTTTAATGACACAATGTCCTAATTTTCCGTCTTGAAGCAAATGATTACTAATGAGAATGGTGTTGAAATTTCTTATATTTAAATCCACTTTTTGTAAAAATTCTAAAGGCAAGTCTTTACCAGAATTTAAAATGCTAATAAGAGCATTTTGCAATGTTAAAGCCTCCACATCTATCTCTTCACAAGCCTTAACATTTTCTTTAGCAAAAAGGATAAATTTATCAAAAAGCTTTTGAGTTTTATTAGTAGTTAAGGTTTTAGGTGGCTCAAAGTGAGGTTTTAAATCTGTGGCTAATTTTTCACAACACTCTCTAAAGTTTAACTCCACAGCATTATGTATCCTAGCACCCGTTTGAGAGACATTATAAAAAGTAGCTAGATGGGCGTGATTGGCAATAAAGCCTTCTAAATAAATACGGTAAATATTCCACACAGGGTGAGTTAGCACCTTACCACCAAAGCCCTCCACCTCAAAATAATCCTCATAAAAATCCGCCTCAACTCGCACTCCAAGGCTAAAGCCATCGGCGTGCGAGTTTCCTTCTTTTGAAAGAGCTAAATCCTGCCCTAGCATAATGACATTTTCAAAGCCAAGCGCCATAGTAATGCAATACGCATAATAAGAAACAAAAAGCCCCGGTTTTATATAACCAAAATCATCTAAAAAATTAAGCTTTACATTTGGGTCTTCGGGGTCAAGTATCACGCATAGATTACGCTCTTTAAGAAATTCTACCACCTCAAAAGCTGAAAGAGAAGAGCAAATAAACATCGTCTTTTCTTTAATGTCTGTTTCAAAAAATTTCAATGCAACGCTTTCATAGTCATTGTTTATCACATAATCGGGAGTAATGCCATTTTCACAAAGCACAGAATAAGCACCATCGACACAAAAAATGACAAAATTCTCCTCGTATTTTTTAAGTAAAGCTAAATTTGCACCAAGCGATGGTCCAGCAGAAACAACAATAGCATTTTTAAAGCTCTTTTTTCTTTGCGAAAGCAGTCTTTGAAAGGGTGGATTATAAAGCATAGTTTTGACATTGAAAAGAAAATTTTTATAGGTTTTAAAAATAGCCTCAGGTGTGCTTACACCCTTAGAATTTAAAACATTATTAATCACTTTACGGCAAAGTAAATCAGCATTTATCATTTGCTGATGAAAAAACTTTTCATAATAGTGATTTTGTATAAAAAGTCCATAAAGGGAGTGAAGTTCTAAAATTAAAGGATTATTAAAATAAAAAGAAAGCTCAAATTCCGCAAAAGGATCTTCGCTATCTAGCACATGAATCCCACCCAATTTTAGTTCCTCACTCAAATCTACCTTACTTAAGGCTAAAATTAATAATTCCGAATTCCCCTCAAGCACGAAAATATGTTGATAATGCACCCCACAAAGCTTTTTCAAAAGCAAAGCATTTCCTATACCATAGATGAAAATAAAAGGATAACGCCTCGTTTGCGATAATATAGCATTTTCCACATAAGCAATTTCTTCGTCCATATTTTCATACATCAAAATTTGATTTTGTTTATCAAAAATATTTAAATTTTCATCAATGCTAAAACGCTTACCCCCCCCCCCCCCCCCGTTAATAAAGACTAAAAGCTTATTTTTAAGCTTATCATTTCTTAAGGCATTTAAATTTTTACTTAAAATTTCATTCATTTTCATATACTTTTATAATCTTATCAAAAGCCCAAAGTTTCCTAGCCTCACTAGCACTTTGTGGCTGAGCAATGAGCATTTCTTCTTCCCCACCAAGCCTATCTTTCATCTCGCCAAAAGCATCGATAAAAAAGCTATCTCCATAAAATTTCCACTCCTCGCTATGCTTGGCGCTGCCTATGCGATTCACTCTTAAAATGCTAGTTTGATTTAAAAAAGCTCTTGTTTTTAAAAGCTCTTCCCATCTTTTTTGACTACCAAAAGTGCAAGCACTAGGCACAATGACAAGGTCAATTTTTTTGGCACGAATTTCTTGCCAAAATAAATCAAAATGTGTCTCAAAGCCAAAAAGTAAGGCACATTTTAATTTCTCATAAGTAAAGCTAAAAAGCTTGATTTTATCGGTTTTATTGATGAAAAATTTCGCCTCATTCCAGTGTGTGTAGGGCATTAAAATTTGCTGCTCATAGCTTTTAACCGCACTAGGAGAAACCTTAAGACAAACCTTTTGATAGCCTTTTGACTCAACACTTACAAGGGGAGCAATGATTTCAAGCTCATATTTTTTAGCTAAATTTTCAAGACTCTTTTTTTTTGCTTCGCTTTGCTCTTTAATCATTGATTTAGGCATCGTTAAAAGTTCTGCAAAAAAGCTATTAAGAACATATTCTCCTAAAACAACCAAATTTGCTCCACTTTCTTTAGCTTCTTTTAAATAATAATCAAGCCTTGATTCACTCAAAGAAAGGGTAGGAAACTGCAAGGCGGCGATTTTACTCATCGACTTTCTCCACCTCTAATTTTGCTTTTTCAAGCTCAAGCCTTGCTTTTTCTATGCTTTGAAGTCCCATTTTATAAATTTTTACACTCTCTTCCAAGCTTAATTCTTCCTCGTTAAGCTTAGTTAAGGCTTCATTTGCCTTTTTCAAATTTGCTTCGAAATTCACGAATTAACCTTATAATTTGGTGCTTCGTGCGTAATCGTTACATCATGCACGTGGCTTTCTTTAAGCCCTGCACTTGTAATCTCCACAAATTCCGCCCTCGCTCTAAAATCCAAAAGATCCTTAGCACCCACATAGCCCATAGATGAGCGAAGTCCGCCTAAAAGCTGATGAATCACACCCTTAAGACTTCCCACATAAGGCACACGCCCCTCAATGCCCTCAGGCACGAGTTTATCTTGTGCTGTTCCTTGCTGAAAATATCTATCCGAACTACCCTTTTGCATAGCTCCCAAAGAACCCATACCACGGTAAGCCTTATATTGTCTTCCTTGATAGGTAAAAAGCTCTCCCGGACTTTCATCTGTGCCAGCAAGGAGTGAACCTATCATCACAGAGCTTGCTCCTGCGGCAAGGGCTTTTGCTATATCGCCTGAATATTTTATCCCCCCATCGGCTATCACAGGGACACCAAATTTATCCGCCTCCAAAGCACACTCATCAATGGCTGAAATTTGCGGCACACCCACACCTGAAACAATACGCGTGGTGCAAATACTACCCGGTCCAATGCCGACTTTAACAGCATCTGCTCCCACCTCGCATAAAGCCCTTGTCGCTCCTGCTGTGGCGACATTTCCTGCTATGATTTCAAGCTTAGGATATTTAGCCTTAATAGCCTTTACACTTTCTATAATGCCCTTAGAGTGTCCGTGTGCCGAATCAAGCACAACAACATCAACATCGGCTTCCACTAAAGCATCAACTCTTTCCATTTGATTCACCCCTATGGCTGCACCCACTCTTAAACGACCAAAGCTATCTTTATTTGCGTCAGGATATTCTTTACGCTTTTTTAAATCTTTTATAGTAATAAGCCCTACAAGGCGGTTATTCTCATCAACTATGGGAAGTTTTTCGACCTTATTAGTGCTAAAAATTTTCTCCGCATCATCTAAAGTGCAGCCTTTTGGAGCGGTAATGAGGGGGGCTTTTGTCATTACATTTTCAACCTTGTTATTAAAATTACTTTCAAATCTTAAATCGCGATTTGTTAAAATCCCTAGCAATTTTCTCTCCTCATCAACCACAGGAACGCCTGAAATTCTATATTCTGCCATTAATTCTAAAGCTTCATAAGCACTGGCATTTGGGGCGATAAATATAGGATCGATAATGACTCCACTTTCGCTTTTTTTCACCCTCTTAACTTCCCTTACCTGGGCTTTAATATCCATATTTTTATGGATAATGCCAAGTCCTCCAAGCCTAGCCATCATAATAGCGGCTCTATGCTCGGTTACCGTATCCATAGCTGCGGAGATTAAAGGCATATTAAGACTAATGTTTTTCGTTAATCTGGTATGAATTTGCACCTCTTTAGGCAAAATCTCAGAATAGCAAGGTCTTAACAAAACATCTTCAAAGGTCAAAGCGCGTCCAACTATCCTCATACTTTACTCCTTTACAATTTTTTCCAAATTTAAAGCACCATTGAGTAAGGTTTGTTCCTCATAAGCCCCACAAATTAGCTGGGCAGAAATGTTAAGTCCATTTTTATCCTTACCCACAGGCACACTAATGCCTCCAAGTCCTGCTAAATTCACAGAAATGGTATAAATGTCCTCCAAATAATTTTGCATAGGGCTTTTTTGCGTATCAAAAGTAAAAGCAGTTGTTGGCGTAACCGGCATAAAAATCAAATCGCAATCTTGCAAAATTTCCTCATACTTAGTCTTGATGAAAGCTCTAGCCTTTTGTGCCTTAATATAATAAGCGTCATAATATCCACTACTTAAAACAAAGGTTCCAAGCAAAATTCTACGCTTAACCTCTTCACCAAAGCCCTCACTGCGTGTATTTACATACATATCTTTTAAATTTTCACAATGCTCACTGCGTCTTCCATAACGCACCCCATCATAACGGCTTAAATTTGCACTTGCTTCAGCCGTAGCAATGATATAATAAGCCGCAATGTCAAATTCGTAATCTTGCAAAGTTCTATAAACTATTTCGTGTCCGTGTGCCTTTAAAGCCTCTATGCTTCTTAAAAGAGCAGATTTCACCTCCTCACTTGCGGCGTTAATATAATTTTCTATCACGGCGATTTTAAGTTTAACATTTGCGTTTAAATTTGTGCTTGTAGGCTTAAACTCGATATTTGCACTTGTGCTATCCTTTTCATCGTGTCCCGCAATGGCATCGTAAAGCAAGGCTGCATCTTCGACATTTTGCGTTAAAACACCGATTTGGTCTAAGCTTGAAGAATAAGCAGCAAGTCCGTAACGACTCACTCTGCCATAACTTGGCTTAAAGCCCACGCACCCACAAAAAGCTGCAGGTTGTCTTACCGAGCCTCCCGTATCACTTCCTAAACTTGCCAAAGCCAAATTTGCCGCTACTGCCGCCGCACTCCCACCACTTGAACCACCCGGAACGCGTGAAAAATCAAGCGGATTTAAAGTCCTACCATAAAAAGAGCTTGCAGTCGAACTTCCCATAGCAAATTCGTCCATATTGGCACGACCAAAAGGAGAAAAGCCGTTTTTTTTCAAATTCACAATAGCACTTGCATCGTAAGGGGCGACATAGCCTTGCAAAATCCTACTTCCACAAGTAAGATTCCAATCCTTAACGCTGATATTATCTTTAATCGCCACAGGCACACCCTCGCCTGAGTTATTTAAATCACAACCCAAAAATTGCTCCACAAAAGCACCGATTTGCCTTTGCTTTTTTGCTCTTTCATTAAGTTCTTTTTTTAAAGCCTCAAGCTCATTTTTAGAGTATTTTAACGCTTCTTTTAAAGTGATCATTTTTATCCTTTTTTCTTAATCAAAACCACAGCCAAAGCACTCAATAAAAGCACGGCAACTATGGTGCTAATGAGTAGTTCATTTGGCATAGGATTTTCAAACATTTAAAACTCCAGCACAACGCGGACAAATGTCCTCAATCGCTTCAAATTTCCAACACCTTTCGCATTTATGAAGTTTTGCTTTTATAATGGCAAAACGCTCATTTTCCACCTCAAATTCGCAAAGTTTTTCACCACTATGTAAATGTTCAAGCCCACTTACCATAAACCAGTCTTTCATCTCACTTTCTGATAAGGCATTGATTTGACTTGAATTTGTTTGTAAAATTAATTCAAGGGTCGATTTTATCATTTTATCTTTTTTAAGCTTGTCGATATTTTCAAAAAAGCCCTCCCTAACTTTCAGTAAAAACTCATCTTCAATGCCAAAATTAAAGTCAAATTTTTCACTAAAATTTAAATCAAACACATCTAAAGCATCGTTTTTAATACAAGTATTTGTATGCTCTAGTGCCTCATCAACACTATAAGTTAAAAATGGTGCTAAAAGGCTTAAAAGCTTTCTGGCAATCAAAGCCATCGCAATTTGCGAACTTTTACGCTTAAGGCTCGTTTTAGCTTCACAATAAAGCCTATCTTTGCTAATATCTAAATAAATTCCGCTCAAATCGGCAATTAAAAAATTAAGCAAAGCATTAAAGCCTTTCGCAAATTCATAATTTAAAAATGCCTCTTCACTCATTTTAAAAACACGACTAGCCCTTGTTAAAATCCATTTATCAATGAAAGAAAAATCAGCGTCTTTCATATTGTCCAAATCATTGGTATTAGCAAGTAAAAATCTTATGGTATTGCGAATTTTTCGGTATTGCTCACTGACTTGTTTAAGAATATTTTCAGAAATTTTTAAATCCGTAGAATAATCACTCAAAAACACCCATAGCCTTAAAATCTCCACCCCATAAGTTTTAGCAACATAATCAGGAGCTATGGTATTGCCCTTAGACTTACTCATTTTTTGCCCCTTTTCATCTATGGTAAATCCATGTGTAAGGACATTTTCATAAGGAGCACACCCCCTCAAAGCCACACTTAAAAGTAAAGAGCTTTGAAACCAGCCTCTATGCTGGTCGCTTCCTTCTAAATACATATTAGCTATCTTTTCCCCTGCGTCAAATTTAACGCCTTCTAAAACAGCTTTCCAAGTGCTACCACTATCAAACCATACATCTAAAATATCATAAACTTTTTCTAAATTTTGAGGTTTATATTTAGAATTTGGCGGTAAAAGCTCACTAATGTCAAGCTCCCACCACGCATCAGCACCCCTTTCTTCAAAAATCTTTGCAATAAATTCTAAAACCTCATCATCAAAAATGACTTTCTTACTTGTCTTATCTCTAAAAAAGGCTATGGGCGTTCCCCAATCTCTTTGCCTTGAAATACACCAATCAGGGCGATTTTCCACCATAGAACCTATTCTTTTTGCACCATTTTCAGGATAAAATTTTGTCTTTAAAAGTTCCTCTTTTGCCTTTTCTCTTAAGCTTTTGCCATCTAATTTTGCCTCGTTTATTGCGATAAACCATTGCTTAGTCGCACGGTAAATCACGGGCTTATGTGTCCTCCAGCAAAAAGGATAAGAGTGTATAAATTTCGAAGCGTGGATAAGATTATCCCCTAAAAGTTCCAAAATTCTCTCATTTGCTTTAAAAATATGCAGTCCTATAAACTCGCTCAAAAGCTCTTCTGGTAAAAGTTTCTTAGTCCTTAAAGTCTCATCATACAAACCCGCCTCATCAACAGGCATCAACACTTCAATCCCATATTTTAAACACGCATAATAATCATCTTCGCCGTGTCCTGGTGCCGTATGCACAAGCCCTGTGCCTCCGTCCATTAAAACATGCTCACCTAAGATAAATGAGGAATTTCTAAGGTTAAGAGGATTAATCGCTGTGCTTTTTTCTAAAATTTTAGCCTCAAATTCTTGATCAATTTCACCCTTAGTGAAATTAAGTTCTGTCATATTTTTAAGCAAAGCTTTTGCAAAAATAAGCCCTTCTTTTGTCAAAACATAAAGCTCATTAGGATTTAAGGCTATGGCTTGATTTGCCACCAAAGTCCAAGGTGTAGTTGTCCAAATCACAGCCTTTGCCTTCCGCACTCCAAGCCTTTTTAAAGCCTCCTCGCCTAAATCAAAAGCTACAAAAGTGGAATAATCTTCTTTATCCTGATACTCTACCTCCGCTTCTGCTAAAGCTGACTTTGCCGCCCAGCTCCAAAATACAGGTTTGGAGCGTTCCACCAAAAGTCCTTTTTTAGCCACCTCACAAAGAGTGCGGTAAATCTCTGCTTCAAAAGCATAATCCATAGTCAAGTAAGGTTGCTGCCAATCTGCTATCACACCAAGACTTTTAAATTCCTCTTTTTGAATATCCACGAATTCTTTTGCGTGTTTTCTACAAAAATGACGAATTTCTTTTTTGCTTAAATTTTTCTTTTTTTCGCCAAGTTTGATTTCAACTTGTTGTTCTATCGGTAAGCCGTGGCAGTCCCATCCGGGCGTAAATCGCACCCTTTCACCTTTAAAATAATGAAGTTTAATAATCGTTTCTTTTAAAATTTTATTTAAAGCGTGTCCTATGTGAATATGCCCATTTGCATAAGGGGGACCATCGTGCAAAGTAAAACTTTGCGTCGCATTTTGCCGTTTAGCTTTCATTTTCTCATACGCATAATTTTGATGAAACCATTTTTTAAAGCGTTCCTTTTCAAATTCCGCTAAATTTGCCCTCATCGCAAAGCTGGTATTAGGTAAAAGTAAAGTTTCTTTGTAATCCATCATTCGCACCTAAGTTTTTTTAAATTCCAAATTTTACTGCATTTAAGTTTAAATTTGGTTATAATTCTAAGAAAAAGGGAATTTTATGAAACATTTGCTTTTTATTTTAGGAGATGAGCTTATCTTACATCCTGCTTATAAAGATTATATTTTTAGGGCTTATGAAGAAAAATTTAAAGAAATTAATGAAATTCATATCCAAACAAAGAGCGATAAAGAACTCCCCTTTTTACTAGAAAAATTAATGCAAGATTATGATTTTATAACAATTTTTGCTAGCACACAAAATTACGCCATAGTAGCAAAAATTTTAGCCACATTAAGCGATGATAATCTTATCTTAAAAGAACAAAATCTTGTGCCCGATAAAGCTCTTTATACTCACAATAGTTTTGCTTGTGAATTTGAAAATTCTAAAGTCAATCTTTTAAAAATCGACATTGAGGAAACTATGCCAAAACTTTTGGGAAAAATTGACTTAGGCTATGAGTATTTTTGTCTTTTTGGAATCGATGAAGAAAGTGCCCTACTTTTACTCGAAACCCTAACAAAAAGCTATAAAGTGAGTCTAAAATCGAGCAAAATTTTAGATAATCTTACCCTACTAAAAGTGAGCGATTTTCACGGCGGTACACTTGATGGCTTTTTACAAAGTGTTTCAAATTTATTTGCACAAAAATTCTTTTTAGGTAAAGACCCTTTGCGTTTTATCGTTTCTAAATTAATGCAAAAGGGGCTTAAAATCTCCTTTGCGGAAAGCTGCACGGGGGGACTTTGTGCGAGTGAGCTTAGTAAAATTTCAGGCATAAGTGCAATTTTTGAAGGTTCTATTGTAAGCTATTCAAACCGCTTAAAACACGAGTGGTTGGGTATTAGCGAGAGTATTTTAGAAAATGGTGGAGAGTATAGTGAGCGTTGTGTTTATTTTATGCTTAAAGGGATTTTTAAAACGGCAAAGCCCGATTTTGCCCTAGCCTTAAGCGGAGTGGCTGAGGGTGAAGATAAGGACATAAAAGCAGGCAATATTTATATAGGAGCGATGTTTAAAGATGG
Coding sequences within it:
- a CDS encoding motility associated factor glycosyltransferase family protein; amino-acid sequence: MNEILSKNLNALRNDKLKNKLLVFINGGGGGGKRFSIDENLNIFDKQNQILMYENMDEEIAYVENAILSQTRRYPFIFIYGIGNALLLKKLCGVHYQHIFVLEGNSELLILALSKVDLSEELKLGGIHVLDSEDPFAEFELSFYFNNPLILELHSLYGLFIQNHYYEKFFHQQMINADLLCRKVINNVLNSKGVSTPEAIFKTYKNFLFNVKTMLYNPPFQRLLSQRKKSFKNAIVVSAGPSLGANLALLKKYEENFVIFCVDGAYSVLCENGITPDYVINNDYESVALKFFETDIKEKTMFICSSLSAFEVVEFLKERNLCVILDPEDPNVKLNFLDDFGYIKPGLFVSYYAYCITMALGFENVIMLGQDLALSKEGNSHADGFSLGVRVEADFYEDYFEVEGFGGKVLTHPVWNIYRIYLEGFIANHAHLATFYNVSQTGARIHNAVELNFRECCEKLATDLKPHFEPPKTLTTNKTQKLFDKFILFAKENVKACEEIDVEALTLQNALISILNSGKDLPLEFLQKVDLNIRNFNTILISNHLLQDGKLGHCVIKRGDLIAEVYKKNIIDEKEFLLHIMVAFAKWLEFFRENLKIKKDLLEEFLSQKV
- a CDS encoding carbon-nitrogen hydrolase family protein, which produces MSKIAALQFPTLSLSESRLDYYLKEAKESGANLVVLGEYVLNSFFAELLTMPKSMIKEQSEAKKKSLENLAKKYELEIIAPLVSVESKGYQKVCLKVSPSAVKSYEQQILMPYTHWNEAKFFINKTDKIKLFSFTYEKLKCALLFGFETHFDLFWQEIRAKKIDLVIVPSACTFGSQKRWEELLKTRAFLNQTSILRVNRIGSAKHSEEWKFYGDSFFIDAFGEMKDRLGGEEEMLIAQPQSASEARKLWAFDKIIKVYENE
- the xseB gene encoding exodeoxyribonuclease VII small subunit, whose amino-acid sequence is MNFEANLKKANEALTKLNEEELSLEESVKIYKMGLQSIEKARLELEKAKLEVEKVDE
- the guaB gene encoding IMP dehydrogenase — translated: MRIVGRALTFEDVLLRPCYSEILPKEVQIHTRLTKNISLNMPLISAAMDTVTEHRAAIMMARLGGLGIIHKNMDIKAQVREVKRVKKSESGVIIDPIFIAPNASAYEALELMAEYRISGVPVVDEERKLLGILTNRDLRFESNFNNKVENVMTKAPLITAPKGCTLDDAEKIFSTNKVEKLPIVDENNRLVGLITIKDLKKRKEYPDANKDSFGRLRVGAAIGVNQMERVDALVEADVDVVVLDSAHGHSKGIIESVKAIKAKYPKLEIIAGNVATAGATRALCEVGADAVKVGIGPGSICTTRIVSGVGVPQISAIDECALEADKFGVPVIADGGIKYSGDIAKALAAGASSVMIGSLLAGTDESPGELFTYQGRQYKAYRGMGSLGAMQKGSSDRYFQQGTAQDKLVPEGIEGRVPYVGSLKGVIHQLLGGLRSSMGYVGAKDLLDFRARAEFVEITSAGLKESHVHDVTITHEAPNYKVNS
- the gatA gene encoding Asp-tRNA(Asn)/Glu-tRNA(Gln) amidotransferase subunit GatA codes for the protein MITLKEALKYSKNELEALKKELNERAKKQRQIGAFVEQFLGCDLNNSGEGVPVAIKDNISVKDWNLTCGSRILQGYVAPYDASAIVNLKKNGFSPFGRANMDEFAMGSSTASSFYGRTLNPLDFSRVPGGSSGGSAAAVAANLALASLGSDTGGSVRQPAAFCGCVGFKPSYGRVSRYGLAAYSSSLDQIGVLTQNVEDAALLYDAIAGHDEKDSTSANIEFKPTSTNLNANVKLKIAVIENYINAASEEVKSALLRSIEALKAHGHEIVYRTLQDYEFDIAAYYIIATAEASANLSRYDGVRYGRRSEHCENLKDMYVNTRSEGFGEEVKRRILLGTFVLSSGYYDAYYIKAQKARAFIKTKYEEILQDCDLIFMPVTPTTAFTFDTQKSPMQNYLEDIYTISVNLAGLGGISVPVGKDKNGLNISAQLICGAYEEQTLLNGALNLEKIVKE
- the ileS gene encoding isoleucine--tRNA ligase, whose product is MDYKETLLLPNTSFAMRANLAEFEKERFKKWFHQNYAYEKMKAKRQNATQSFTLHDGPPYANGHIHIGHALNKILKETIIKLHYFKGERVRFTPGWDCHGLPIEQQVEIKLGEKKKNLSKKEIRHFCRKHAKEFVDIQKEEFKSLGVIADWQQPYLTMDYAFEAEIYRTLCEVAKKGLLVERSKPVFWSWAAKSALAEAEVEYQDKEDYSTFVAFDLGEEALKRLGVRKAKAVIWTTTPWTLVANQAIALNPNELYVLTKEGLIFAKALLKNMTELNFTKGEIDQEFEAKILEKSTAINPLNLRNSSFILGEHVLMDGGTGLVHTAPGHGEDDYYACLKYGIEVLMPVDEAGLYDETLRTKKLLPEELLSEFIGLHIFKANERILELLGDNLIHASKFIHSYPFCWRTHKPVIYRATKQWFIAINEAKLDGKSLREKAKEELLKTKFYPENGAKRIGSMVENRPDWCISRQRDWGTPIAFFRDKTSKKVIFDDEVLEFIAKIFEERGADAWWELDISELLPPNSKYKPQNLEKVYDILDVWFDSGSTWKAVLEGVKFDAGEKIANMYLEGSDQHRGWFQSSLLLSVALRGCAPYENVLTHGFTIDEKGQKMSKSKGNTIAPDYVAKTYGVEILRLWVFLSDYSTDLKISENILKQVSEQYRKIRNTIRFLLANTNDLDNMKDADFSFIDKWILTRASRVFKMSEEAFLNYEFAKGFNALLNFLIADLSGIYLDISKDRLYCEAKTSLKRKSSQIAMALIARKLLSLLAPFLTYSVDEALEHTNTCIKNDALDVFDLNFSEKFDFNFGIEDEFLLKVREGFFENIDKLKKDKMIKSTLELILQTNSSQINALSESEMKDWFMVSGLEHLHSGEKLCEFEVENERFAIIKAKLHKCERCWKFEAIEDICPRCAGVLNV
- a CDS encoding CinA family protein, with translation MKHLLFILGDELILHPAYKDYIFRAYEEKFKEINEIHIQTKSDKELPFLLEKLMQDYDFITIFASTQNYAIVAKILATLSDDNLILKEQNLVPDKALYTHNSFACEFENSKVNLLKIDIEETMPKLLGKIDLGYEYFCLFGIDEESALLLLETLTKSYKVSLKSSKILDNLTLLKVSDFHGGTLDGFLQSVSNLFAQKFFLGKDPLRFIVSKLMQKGLKISFAESCTGGLCASELSKISGISAIFEGSIVSYSNRLKHEWLGISESILENGGEYSERCVYFMLKGIFKTAKPDFALALSGVAEGEDKDIKAGNIYIGAMFKDGTYIQELLQLKGDRIFIQKQAVLAAFCLMMKLKPEIFI